From Virgibacillus ihumii, the proteins below share one genomic window:
- a CDS encoding transposase, producing MPRVSRRKSRNGIYHIMLRGINRQTIFEDDEDRLKMLDTLKRFKKVSGIEVYSYCLMDNHIHLLMREVDETISKFIQRLSSSYVYWYNNKYERFGHLFQDRFKSENVDTLVYFLKVIRYIHQNPVKAGLANNVFDCSWTSINEYLGSSSIVDIDLPLHYFSPERKKALQLFSEFMQAPIDDECGLNDEVKIKVSDNELRIMMDHLGIPNASELQQMDKGKRNAFIRHLKQLEGVSIRQISRVTGISKSVIGRIG from the coding sequence ATGCCAAGAGTTTCAAGAAGAAAGAGCAGAAATGGAATTTACCATATTATGCTGCGGGGAATAAACAGACAAACAATTTTTGAGGATGATGAAGATAGGCTTAAAATGCTTGATACGTTGAAGAGATTTAAAAAGGTAAGTGGAATCGAGGTGTATAGTTATTGCCTGATGGATAATCATATTCATTTGTTAATGAGAGAAGTGGATGAAACCATATCAAAATTTATTCAACGGTTGAGTTCGAGTTACGTTTATTGGTATAACAATAAATATGAACGATTTGGTCATTTGTTTCAGGATCGATTCAAGAGCGAAAATGTCGATACGCTTGTATATTTTTTAAAAGTAATCAGATATATTCATCAAAATCCCGTCAAAGCAGGTTTGGCCAATAATGTGTTTGACTGCTCATGGACAAGCATTAATGAGTATTTGGGATCCTCTTCAATCGTCGATATTGATTTGCCTCTTCACTATTTTTCCCCGGAAAGAAAAAAAGCATTACAGTTGTTCTCAGAATTTATGCAGGCACCTATTGATGATGAATGTGGATTGAATGACGAAGTAAAAATAAAAGTATCTGATAACGAATTGCGTATCATGATGGATCATCTGGGAATACCAAATGCCAGCGAACTTCAGCAAATGGACAAAGGAAAAAGAAATGCATTTATTAGACATTTGAAGCAGTTGGAAGGCGTATCTATTAGACAAATTTCAAGAGTAACCGGCATTTCAAAAAGCGTTATCGGCCGCATTGGTTAG
- a CDS encoding LCP family protein — MVTRQEKHKPKKKKWLWITLSILLILIIGGCAYAYSIYQNVKSTVDTELHKPVEGIDVNVSKKKVEEKEPINILLLGVDERKNDTGRSDTMIVMTLDPDNNQMQLVSIPRDTRTLIVGKGFQDKINHSYAFGGSDMSVATVEHFLDIDLDYYVRMNMEGLAQLVNAVGGITVNNDQQFSQGGYTFDTGQIHLNGDKALAYVRMRKGDPQGDIGRNQRQRQVIEGIIDKGAGLNVVGQINDILNVLGDNMVTNMKFEDMRNLAMNYRSARKNISTYQMVGNGTRIDGIYYMIMPEEEVAKAHRMITEFGTNGAKN; from the coding sequence ATGGTTACACGCCAGGAAAAACACAAACCAAAAAAGAAAAAATGGCTATGGATTACGTTATCTATCCTGCTAATTTTAATTATCGGTGGATGTGCATATGCGTATTCCATCTACCAAAATGTTAAGAGTACCGTGGATACCGAACTACATAAGCCAGTTGAAGGTATTGATGTGAATGTTTCTAAAAAGAAAGTGGAAGAAAAGGAACCAATTAATATCCTGCTGTTGGGCGTAGATGAGCGTAAAAATGATACAGGCCGCTCTGATACGATGATAGTCATGACCCTGGATCCCGATAACAATCAAATGCAGCTTGTAAGTATTCCGCGTGATACACGTACGTTAATTGTAGGGAAAGGATTCCAGGATAAAATCAATCATTCCTATGCATTTGGCGGCAGTGACATGTCCGTTGCGACGGTTGAACACTTTTTGGATATCGATTTGGATTATTATGTTCGGATGAATATGGAAGGTCTTGCGCAATTGGTGAATGCTGTTGGTGGCATTACGGTTAATAATGACCAGCAGTTCTCACAAGGCGGCTATACATTCGACACCGGACAGATTCACTTGAACGGTGATAAGGCACTGGCGTATGTGCGGATGCGTAAGGGCGATCCACAAGGTGACATTGGCCGTAATCAGCGACAACGTCAGGTTATCGAAGGGATTATTGATAAAGGTGCCGGTCTGAATGTTGTCGGGCAAATTAATGATATCCTGAATGTCCTCGGCGACAATATGGTAACCAACATGAAATTTGAAGATATGCGTAATTTGGCTATGAACTACCGCAGTGCACGCAAGAACATCAGCACGTATCAGATGGTCGGAAACGGTACGAGGATTGATGGTATCTATTATATGATCATGCCGGAAGAAGAGGTTGCGAAGGCACATCGAATGATTACGGAGTTTGGTACTAACGGTGCGAAAAATTAA
- a CDS encoding Na+/H+ antiporter NhaC family protein yields MIYHKEEEIMEHFGIWSLLPSVVALTLAIVSKRVVPSLLAGILIGSMMVDARLNGIFHSILFSIVNLFGTIAGHPANSDEGIYGMGLVKEAGRAELVIIVFLLGAFIGVLNKSGGAYAFGEWLASKVKSKEGAQVSTALMGSSLFTSAYFSSLATGTVFRPIYDKMRVSRAKLAFFLDSTASPINVIVPISGWVAFMGALMVDNIKSVEDPIAGLVQTIPYNFYNIVILIMVFLFASGKIKDFGPMKKSELQAQKMQETYREELAAAGETQEPVEPTEKVKNGTASDMVLPLGISVLVLVILGLWSYTLPMFTSVPALPFGGNMMLIISFSIGIIIAFFKYTSKKLMSAKEFSNELFEGSKSVILGAVIIILAVTLGDVMRAAAPEGTGAAIYIGEVAGDVIPSAIIPVAVFIISAFVSFSMGTSFGTWAIMMPIAVSLMTATGGDPIVAAAAVLSGGAFGDHTSPISDTSLMSSIGAGSDHMEHINTQLPYALIAAGIAAILFLVAGFM; encoded by the coding sequence ATTATTTATCACAAGGAGGAGGAAATCATGGAGCACTTTGGAATTTGGTCATTACTGCCCTCAGTGGTGGCATTGACACTCGCCATTGTTTCAAAGCGGGTAGTACCGTCGCTTTTGGCTGGTATTCTAATCGGAAGCATGATGGTGGATGCCAGGTTAAACGGTATTTTCCATTCCATTTTATTTTCAATCGTTAATTTATTCGGTACTATCGCAGGTCATCCGGCAAACTCGGATGAAGGAATATATGGAATGGGGCTCGTAAAAGAAGCTGGGAGAGCTGAACTCGTTATTATCGTATTTTTACTTGGAGCATTTATTGGAGTTCTTAACAAATCAGGGGGAGCGTATGCGTTTGGTGAGTGGCTCGCGAGCAAGGTAAAATCAAAGGAAGGGGCCCAGGTAAGTACTGCTTTAATGGGGAGTTCCCTATTTACAAGTGCTTATTTCAGTTCATTGGCAACCGGTACCGTCTTTCGCCCGATTTATGACAAAATGCGGGTTTCCCGGGCAAAACTGGCCTTCTTTCTGGATTCAACCGCATCCCCAATCAATGTAATCGTGCCCATATCCGGATGGGTAGCTTTCATGGGTGCATTAATGGTCGATAACATTAAAAGTGTTGAGGATCCTATCGCGGGACTGGTGCAAACAATTCCGTACAACTTTTATAATATTGTCATTCTGATTATGGTATTTTTATTCGCATCAGGAAAAATAAAAGACTTTGGACCAATGAAAAAGTCAGAGCTGCAGGCACAGAAGATGCAGGAGACATATCGCGAAGAATTGGCAGCTGCAGGAGAAACACAGGAACCGGTTGAACCGACGGAGAAGGTGAAAAACGGTACCGCATCTGATATGGTTCTGCCACTCGGAATATCCGTGTTGGTACTCGTTATTCTTGGATTGTGGAGTTATACACTGCCAATGTTCACATCCGTTCCGGCGCTTCCGTTTGGTGGGAACATGATGCTCATTATCAGTTTCTCGATTGGAATTATCATCGCATTTTTCAAATATACGAGTAAAAAATTGATGTCAGCCAAAGAATTTTCCAATGAATTGTTTGAAGGAAGCAAAAGTGTCATCTTGGGTGCCGTTATTATTATTCTCGCCGTAACGCTTGGAGATGTTATGCGTGCAGCGGCACCTGAAGGAACAGGTGCGGCGATCTATATTGGTGAGGTGGCTGGTGATGTCATCCCATCCGCAATCATTCCAGTTGCTGTATTTATTATTTCCGCATTTGTATCCTTTTCGATGGGGACATCGTTCGGAACATGGGCTATCATGATGCCTATCGCGGTATCACTAATGACAGCAACAGGCGGCGATCCAATTGTCGCAGCGGCAGCCGTGTTATCCGGCGGAGCATTCGGTGACCACACTTCACCAATTTCCGACACCAGCCTCATGTCATCTATTGGCGCTGGAAGTGACCACATGGAACACATTAACACACAACTGCCATATGCACTCATCGCAGCCGGAATTGCTGCCATCCTGTTTTTGGTTGCAGGATTTATGTGA
- a CDS encoding LacI family DNA-binding transcriptional regulator: MATIKDVAKLANVSTATVSRVLNKNGYVNKETETRVKEAIKQLNYLPNDVARSLFKGKSKIIALFVPDITNPFFPELARAVEDYSNYRNYNFVLCNTDNDSEKEIVYLNALQQKSVDGFIIVSSSITEDDLKRIKVPVVALDRIISSNVSSVTVNNREGAGKAVQYLKSIGCERIAHIAGPENISSARERFQGYLDEVENETWYTPKYVAQGKYNFDKAKEAAIDLLTNHPEIDGLFVGNDLMGAGVLNAAASLGISIPEDLAVIGFDGISLSKIITPSLTTMAQPVYEIGRRAAEMLIFQITSEHPEIMSEEFDVQLMERQSTDVREGSYDR; the protein is encoded by the coding sequence ATGGCAACGATAAAAGATGTGGCAAAACTGGCAAATGTTTCAACTGCTACAGTATCTAGGGTTCTTAATAAGAATGGATATGTAAATAAAGAAACGGAAACTCGGGTTAAGGAAGCCATTAAGCAATTAAACTATTTGCCGAATGATGTGGCTCGGAGTCTTTTTAAGGGGAAGTCGAAGATAATTGCATTGTTTGTCCCTGACATTACGAATCCCTTTTTTCCTGAACTGGCCAGGGCTGTGGAAGATTACTCGAATTACCGCAATTACAATTTTGTTTTATGTAATACAGATAATGATTCAGAGAAAGAAATTGTTTATCTGAATGCGTTGCAACAGAAGTCGGTTGACGGATTTATCATTGTTTCCAGCTCAATTACAGAGGATGATTTAAAGCGAATTAAGGTTCCTGTTGTTGCGCTTGACCGGATAATCAGTTCCAACGTTTCTTCGGTTACCGTCAATAATCGGGAAGGTGCAGGAAAAGCAGTTCAATATTTAAAATCAATCGGATGTGAACGAATTGCGCATATCGCCGGCCCTGAAAATATAAGCAGTGCCAGGGAACGTTTCCAGGGATATTTGGATGAAGTGGAAAATGAGACGTGGTATACACCGAAGTATGTTGCGCAAGGTAAATATAATTTTGATAAAGCAAAGGAAGCTGCTATAGACTTATTAACTAATCATCCTGAAATTGACGGTTTATTTGTAGGAAATGATTTGATGGGTGCCGGTGTATTAAATGCTGCAGCGAGTCTTGGAATTTCCATACCAGAAGATTTAGCTGTAATTGGGTTTGATGGAATTTCCTTAAGCAAGATTATTACACCTTCTCTTACGACAATGGCACAGCCGGTTTATGAAATTGGCAGAAGGGCAGCTGAAATGCTTATTTTTCAAATCACAAGTGAACATCCGGAAATAATGAGCGAGGAATTTGACGTTCAATTAATGGAACGGCAATCAACTGACGTTAGGGAGGGATCATATGACAGATAA